From a single Cyprinus carpio isolate SPL01 chromosome A3, ASM1834038v1, whole genome shotgun sequence genomic region:
- the tubb4bl gene encoding tubulin beta-4B chain: MREIVHLQAGQCGNQIGAKFWEVISDEHGIDPTGTYHGDSDLQLDRISVYYNEATGGKYVPRAILVDLEPGTMDSVRSGPFGQIFRPDNFVFGQSGAGNNWAKGHYTEGAELVDSVLDVVRKEAESCDCLQGFQLTHSLGGGTGSGMGTLLISKIREEYPDRIMNTFSVVPSPKVSDTVVEPYNATLSVHQLVENTDETYCIDNEALYDICFRTLKLTTPTYGDLNHLVSATMSGVTTCLRFPGQLNADLRKLAVNMVPFPRLHFFMPGFAPLTSRGSQQYRSLSVPELTQQMFDAKNMMAACDPRHGRYLTVAAVFRGRMSMKEVDEQMLNVQNKNSSYFVEWIPNNVKTAVCDIPPRGLKMAATFIGNSTAIQELFKRISEQFTAMFRRKAFLHWYTGEGMDEMEFTEAESNMNDLVSEYQQYQDATAEEGEFEEEGEEEVA, from the exons ATGCGCGAGATTGTGCACCTGCAAGCTGGCCAGTGCGGCAACCAGATCGGAGCCAAG TTCTGGGAGGTTATCAGCGATGAGCACGGCATTGATCCAACCGGAACATATCATGGAGACAGCGACCTGCAGCTAGACAGGATCAGCGTTTACTACAATGAGGCCACAG GTGGGAAGTATGTTCCCCGTGCCATCTTGGTGGATCTGGAGCCTGGCACAATGGATTCAGTTCGTTCTGGACCCTTTGGACAGATATTTAGGCCTGACAACTTTGTGTTTG GTCAGAGTGGTGCTGGAAACAACTGGGCCAAAGGTCACTACACAGAAGGAGCAGAGCTGGTGGACTCAGTACTGGATGTTGTTCGCAAGGAAGCAGAAAGCTGCGACTGTCTGCAAGGCTTCCAGCTCACCCACTCTCTTGGTGGAGGCACTGGCTCCGGCATGGGCACCCTCCTCATCAGCAAGATCCGTGAAGAGTATCCCGACCGCATCATGAACACTTTCAGCGTGGTGCCTTCGCCCAAGGTGTCCGACACCGTGGTGGAGCCCTACAACGCCACACTATCCGTCCACCAGCTGGTAGAGAACACTGACGAGACCTACTGCATCGACAATGAAGCTCTCTATGACATCTGCTTCCGCACCCTCAAGCTCACCACACCAACTTACGGCGACCTCAACCATCTCGTCTCTGCCACCATGAGCGGCGTCACCACCTGCCTCCGCTTCCCCGGCCAGCTCAACGCTGACCTTCGCAAACTGGCAGTCAACATGGTGCCCTTCCCACGTCTGCACTTCTTCATGCCCGGCTTTGCTCCACTCACCAGCCGAGGCAGCCAGCAGTACCGCTCGCTCTCCGTGCCCGAGCTCACGCAGCAGATGTTCGACGCCAAGAACATGATGGCCGCCTGCGACCCCCGTCACGGCCGCTACCTGACCGTGGCCGCCGTCTTCCGTGGACGCATGTCCATGAAGGAGGTGGATGAGCAGATGCTGAACGTCCAGAACAAGAACAGCAGCTACTTCGTCGAGTGGATCCCCAACAACGTCAAGACCGCCGTATGCGACATCCCACCCCGCGGGCTCAAAATGGCAGCCACTTTCATCGGCAACAGCACGGCTATCCAGGAGCTCTTCAAGCGCATTTCCGAGCAGTTCACCGCTATGTTCAGGCGCAAGGCTTTCCTTCACTGGTACACCGGCGAGGGCATGGACGAGATGGAGTTCACAGAGGCTGAGAGCAACATGAACGACCTGGTGTCCGAGTACCAGCAGTACCAGGACGCCACCGCCGAAGAGGGCGAGTTCGAAGAGGAGGGTGAGGAGGAGGTTGCCTAA
- the crb3a gene encoding protein crumbs homolog 3a, with amino-acid sequence MIRQVGLLAGSFLLLLLRNVSAQGETTTMPSNSTTPNPGPNIVAIVVPTVVLGLLAILTAVLLFLFCVVKKKRQTEGTYQPSAEEQSGVRSVETPDALKLPKEERLI; translated from the exons ATGATACGGCAGGTTGGGCTGTTGGCAGGGAGTTTTCTGCTGCTGCTTCTCAGGAATGTTTCGGCCCAGG GGGAAACAACCACAATGCCCAGTAACTCAACAACTCCCAACCCA GGCCCTAATATTGTGGCCATTGTGGTACCAACTGTGGTCCTGGGACTGCTGGCTATTTTAACAGCGGTTCTGTTGTTTCTGTTCTGCGTGGTAAAGAAGAAGAGACAGACGGAAGGGACGTACCAACCCAGCGCAGAGGAGCAGTCAGGAGTGCGTAGTGTAGAGACGCCTGACGCTCTGAAACTACCCAAGGAGGAGAGACTGATTTGA